A window from Physeter macrocephalus isolate SW-GA chromosome 11, ASM283717v5, whole genome shotgun sequence encodes these proteins:
- the NSMCE3 gene encoding non-structural maintenance of chromosomes element 3 homolog encodes MSQKPKSRGRAGTQAERGSGGEEAPSTSRGQGGAASQGGRRAEASPAPGPRSQKQLELKVAELVQFLLIKDQRKIPIRRTDILRHVVGDYKDVLPELLRRAAERLEYVFGYRLVELEPRSNTYILVNTLEPVEEDAEMRGDQGTPTTGLLMIVLGLIFMKGNSIKETEVWDFLRRLGVHPTKKHLIFGDPKKLITEDFVRQRYLEYRRIPHTDPVDYELQWGPRTSLETSKMKVLKFVAKVHNQDPKDWPAQYCEALAEEEARARPQTGGAAPTPAPSS; translated from the coding sequence ATGTCGCAAAAGCCGAAGAGTCGGGGCCGCGCCGGCACCCAGGCCGAGCGGGGCAGCGGCGGCGAGGAGGCCCCGAGCACGTCCCGCGGGCAGGGCGGCGCCGCGTCGCAGGGCGGCCGGCGGGCCGAGGCTTCCCCCGCGCCGGGGCCGCGGTCGCAGAAGCAGCTGGAGCTGAAGGTGGCGGAGCTGGTGCAGTTCCTGCTGATCAAGGACCAGAGGAAGATCCCGATCCGTCGCACCGACATCCTGCGGCACGTGGTCGGGGACTACAAGGACGTGCTCCCGGAGCTGCTGCGGCGGGCGGCCGAGCGCCTGGAGTACGTGTTCGGGTACCGGCTGGTGGAGCTGGAGCCCCGGAGTAACACCTACATCCTGGTCAACACGCTGGAGCCGGTGGAAGAGGACGCGGAGATGCGCGGCGACCAGGGCACTCCCACCACCGGGCTGCTCATGATCGTGCTGGGGCTTATCTTCATGAAGGGCAACAGCATCAAGGAGACCGAGGTCTGGGACTTCCTGCGGCGCCTCGGGGTGCACCCCACCAAGAAGCACCTCATCTTCGGGGATCCGAAGAAGCTCATCACCGAGGACTTCGTGCGGCAGCGGTACTTGGAGTACCGGCGCATCCCTCACACGGACCCCGTGGACTACGAGCTCCAGTGGGGCCCGCGCACCAGCCTGGAGACCAGCAAGATGAAGGTGCTCAAGTTCGTGGCCAAAGTCCACAATCAGGATCCCAAGGACTGGCCGGCGCAGTACTGTGAGGCTTTGGcggaggaggaggccagggccAGACCCCAGACCGGGGGCGCggccccaaccccagccccttcctcttgA